From one Bdellovibrionales bacterium CG10_big_fil_rev_8_21_14_0_10_45_34 genomic stretch:
- a CDS encoding insulinase family protein, with product MNHQIAGNDDVVFKKTVLPNGIRVVTESHSQSRASSFGVWVEVGARSEKPHQKGLSHLIEHMVFKGTEKRSAFEIARALESLGGELNAYTTREYTCFHGTTLSEDWKVCLDVLIDLVLNPKLDPVEFEREKGVVLQEISMTVDSAEEWCFDEFFRKLYRNTSLGWPILGTEDSIKNCSLDTLREYYNEHYHPRNIIVSGAGSLDHEEIVQWISELTQSWGSGPESSSNSRAVVVGQSRVSPFEISQIDFLEEQLNSPKYEQCHIVMATPSSSFKDKTRFEAFIFNSLLGGGMTSRLYQKIREEQGLVYIVYSQLMTLTDHGLCTLYAGTEVGESQKVVDGLTDELKSLVERGVTAEEVNLFKTQVRGSLLLGADDIENRMSSLAVNEMVFQEYRSVESVIDQVMNVTVDSMRDYIDQWIKPFGAAKFVVGGNPVKF from the coding sequence ATGAATCACCAAATAGCCGGTAACGATGATGTCGTCTTTAAAAAGACTGTACTGCCAAATGGTATACGCGTCGTTACTGAATCACACAGCCAATCGAGAGCCTCTAGCTTTGGAGTTTGGGTTGAAGTTGGTGCGCGCTCGGAAAAGCCTCACCAAAAAGGTCTAAGTCATCTCATTGAACATATGGTTTTCAAAGGCACTGAAAAAAGGAGTGCTTTTGAAATAGCGCGGGCACTCGAGTCGCTTGGCGGTGAACTCAATGCCTATACGACTCGTGAATATACATGTTTCCACGGAACGACCCTTTCGGAAGACTGGAAAGTTTGTTTAGATGTACTCATTGATTTGGTTCTCAATCCGAAGCTTGATCCTGTAGAGTTCGAGAGAGAAAAGGGCGTTGTACTACAAGAAATTTCCATGACGGTCGATAGCGCCGAAGAGTGGTGTTTTGATGAATTTTTTAGAAAACTCTATCGAAACACGTCTTTAGGATGGCCCATCTTGGGGACTGAAGATTCGATCAAGAATTGTAGCCTAGATACTTTGCGCGAGTACTATAACGAGCATTATCATCCACGTAACATAATAGTTTCTGGGGCGGGCAGTTTAGATCACGAAGAAATCGTACAATGGATATCAGAATTAACGCAGAGTTGGGGTTCCGGCCCAGAGAGTTCATCCAATTCCCGGGCGGTAGTTGTCGGGCAAAGTAGAGTGAGTCCCTTTGAAATTTCTCAAATAGACTTTCTCGAGGAGCAGTTAAACTCTCCGAAGTACGAGCAGTGCCACATTGTTATGGCAACCCCTAGCAGCAGTTTCAAAGACAAAACAAGGTTTGAAGCGTTCATTTTTAATAGTCTGTTGGGCGGCGGGATGACTTCACGTCTTTATCAGAAAATTCGCGAAGAGCAGGGGCTTGTTTACATAGTTTACAGTCAACTTATGACTTTGACGGATCATGGATTGTGCACGCTCTATGCCGGCACAGAGGTGGGCGAATCACAAAAGGTCGTCGACGGTTTAACCGACGAGCTGAAGTCTTTGGTCGAGCGCGGAGTAACGGCTGAGGAAGTGAATCTTTTTAAAACTCAAGTGCGAGGAAGCTTGCTGCTAGGTGCTGACGACATCGAGAACCGCATGTCGAGCCTTGCCGTAAATGAAATGGTGTTTCAAGAGTACCGCTCCGTCGAATCTGTGATAGATCAGGTGATGAACGTAACAGTAGATTCTATGCGCGACTACATCGATCAGTGGATAAAGCCCTTCGGAGCGGCCAAATTTGTTGTTGGCGGTAACCCTGTGAAGTTTTGA
- a CDS encoding GTP pyrophosphokinase produces the protein MNELTSETFQEKLTDVNTLEDLLERVLTYHPNAPVEKIKLAYELSEKAHTGQFRRSGEPYIFHPLAVAGILADLKLDASSVITGILHDTVEDTHVTLDEIKEKFGEDVAHLVDGVTKISRMSFRNSHEKQGENIRKMIVAMGKDVRVVLVKLADRLHNMRTLNHMPPGKQTIIAQETLDIYAPLANRLGINEWKIELEDLSLRYLKPDIYYDLAQKVIRKKKEREKYIDKVKGILIQQMQKAKIKCDIQGRPKHLYSIYKKMAAKNLVYEQVYDVLAFRILVESLAQCYEALGIVHSLYKPVPGRFKDFIAMAKPNNYQSLHTTIIGPDAERIEIQIRTYGMHLVAERGIAAHWKYKEGYKADDSTEKAFSWLRDLVSSHQQVNDATEFLETLKGDLFDAETYVFTPKGEVKVLPDGATPIDFAYSIHTDVGHRVVGAKVDGRMVPLRYKLRNGETIEIITGPKQSPSKDWLNFCVTSRAQSKIRAFIRSNERDRAEILGKDLFDKELRRFHFAPNKFYKETDFSKFFKNQGIRTIEDMFVHIGYGKLLPGKALELIVPNLRQDSSEPKDEKTTFLGKVIKSAIQRSEKSRSAILVDGMNDMLVRYAKCCSPIPGDPIVGFISRGRGVTIHRTNCPKAFELDTERRIDVKWSTRSDNIRTSRLRVVSLDTPGLLQSMSECFTQNGININNAQIRTNKDHKAISLFDVSVKDISQMTKVIADLQKIRGVLSVDRI, from the coding sequence ATGAACGAGCTAACGAGCGAAACGTTTCAAGAAAAGTTGACCGACGTCAACACCTTAGAGGATCTCCTCGAGCGAGTTCTTACTTACCATCCCAATGCTCCCGTTGAAAAAATTAAGCTTGCCTATGAGCTCTCAGAAAAGGCCCATACGGGGCAGTTTCGACGAAGCGGTGAACCTTATATCTTTCACCCCTTAGCCGTGGCAGGAATACTCGCCGACCTTAAACTCGACGCTAGCAGCGTCATTACAGGAATCCTTCACGATACGGTCGAAGACACTCATGTAACGCTAGATGAGATAAAAGAAAAGTTTGGCGAAGATGTCGCCCACCTTGTCGATGGCGTGACAAAGATCTCTCGTATGAGTTTTCGTAACAGCCACGAAAAACAAGGGGAAAACATCCGTAAGATGATTGTTGCCATGGGAAAGGACGTTCGAGTGGTGCTTGTGAAGCTCGCAGACCGGCTCCACAACATGCGAACTCTCAACCATATGCCGCCGGGCAAGCAAACGATCATAGCTCAAGAAACTCTAGATATTTACGCTCCGCTAGCTAACCGCCTAGGTATCAACGAATGGAAAATTGAGCTCGAAGATCTGAGTCTGAGATACCTTAAACCCGACATTTATTACGATCTTGCGCAAAAAGTGATTCGCAAAAAAAAGGAGCGCGAAAAGTACATTGATAAGGTCAAGGGTATATTGATTCAGCAAATGCAGAAAGCCAAAATCAAGTGCGACATACAAGGTCGACCGAAACATCTTTATTCAATATACAAAAAAATGGCGGCAAAAAATCTTGTTTATGAACAAGTGTATGATGTCTTGGCGTTTCGTATTCTTGTCGAATCCCTTGCCCAATGCTACGAGGCATTGGGGATTGTTCATTCACTTTACAAGCCGGTACCTGGCAGATTCAAAGACTTTATTGCAATGGCCAAGCCGAACAATTATCAAAGTCTTCACACTACCATTATCGGACCGGACGCTGAACGCATTGAAATACAAATAAGAACTTATGGTATGCATCTGGTAGCTGAAAGAGGTATTGCCGCCCACTGGAAGTACAAAGAAGGTTACAAGGCAGACGATTCAACAGAGAAGGCCTTTAGTTGGCTTCGTGATTTGGTGTCATCTCATCAGCAGGTTAACGACGCCACTGAGTTTTTGGAAACTCTCAAAGGTGACTTGTTTGATGCTGAAACCTACGTCTTTACTCCAAAGGGAGAGGTAAAAGTATTGCCAGATGGAGCCACTCCAATCGACTTTGCCTACTCCATTCACACAGACGTAGGGCACAGAGTTGTTGGAGCTAAAGTCGATGGCCGAATGGTTCCCCTTCGTTACAAGCTGAGAAACGGAGAAACAATTGAAATCATCACTGGGCCTAAACAGTCGCCCAGCAAGGATTGGTTAAATTTTTGCGTCACATCACGGGCGCAGTCTAAAATTCGCGCCTTCATCCGAAGCAACGAAAGAGATCGCGCCGAAATCCTCGGAAAAGATCTTTTTGATAAGGAGCTCAGACGATTTCATTTTGCTCCTAATAAATTTTATAAAGAGACTGATTTCTCTAAGTTCTTTAAGAACCAAGGGATTCGAACAATTGAAGACATGTTTGTACACATTGGTTACGGAAAACTTTTGCCTGGTAAAGCCCTAGAGCTAATTGTTCCAAACCTACGACAGGACTCGAGCGAACCCAAAGACGAAAAAACTACCTTTCTCGGAAAGGTTATTAAAAGTGCCATCCAGCGTTCTGAGAAAAGTCGCAGTGCCATACTTGTAGATGGCATGAACGATATGCTTGTTAGGTATGCGAAATGTTGCAGCCCAATACCCGGAGATCCCATAGTCGGTTTCATATCACGAGGGCGCGGAGTAACAATCCATCGAACAAATTGTCCAAAAGCCTTTGAACTCGATACGGAAAGACGCATCGATGTAAAGTGGTCTACCAGGTCAGACAATATTCGCACATCACGACTAAGAGTCGTGAGTCTAGATACACCGGGGCTACTTCAATCTATGAGTGAGTGTTTTACTCAGAACGGTATTAATATCAACAATGCGCAGATTCGAACCAACAAAGACCACAAAGCCATTTCCCTGTTTGATGTCTCCGTGAAGGACATTTCTCAAATGACTAAGGTTATCGCTGATTTGCAAAAGATTCGGGGAGTGCTCTCCGTCGATCGAATATAG
- a CDS encoding dUTP diphosphatase, whose protein sequence is METQVLSDSIKVPSASDGVGSVDASQRHPKIALNVKRLAHFKGDLPKYETSGASGFDVRAQLQTALSLAPGERVLAPTGLSFEVPHGYELQARARSGLAFKKGLGLVNAPGTIDADYRGEVKIILVNFSKDVVIIEDQERIAQLVLCPVVQAEFSEIKELSETQRGAGGFGSTGTL, encoded by the coding sequence ATGGAAACTCAAGTTCTGTCTGATTCAATAAAAGTACCTAGCGCTTCGGACGGAGTTGGTTCAGTAGACGCTTCCCAAAGACACCCAAAAATCGCTTTAAATGTAAAGAGACTAGCTCATTTTAAAGGCGATTTGCCCAAGTACGAAACGAGTGGAGCGAGCGGCTTTGACGTGAGAGCTCAACTTCAGACAGCTCTTAGTTTAGCACCTGGCGAGAGGGTGTTGGCTCCAACGGGATTGAGTTTTGAGGTACCTCATGGTTATGAGTTGCAAGCCCGTGCCAGAAGTGGTTTAGCTTTTAAAAAAGGCCTGGGCCTTGTTAATGCTCCAGGAACAATCGATGCGGATTATCGCGGCGAAGTGAAGATCATTTTGGTTAACTTCTCAAAAGATGTTGTCATCATTGAAGATCAAGAGAGAATTGCACAATTGGTTTTGTGTCCGGTCGTTCAAGCAGAATTTTCTGAGATCAAAGAGCTTTCAGAAACGCAGAGAGGTGCCGGCGGATTTGGAAGCACAGGCACACTATAA
- the pnp gene encoding polyribonucleotide nucleotidyltransferase, translating into MKVTASCKVGSNEIVLETGRLAKQADGAVLATCGSNMVLATVVSSKRESTLDFFPLTVEFQEKFYSTGKIPGGYFKREGRPTEMATLSARLIDRPIRPKFPEGYRNETQIVLTVMSSDGLFPIDILASVAASAALHVSDIPFEGPTASVRVGRVNGEFIANLTPVQKETADLEIVLAGTRNGILMVEGEAKFAPEEDVLAALKFGHASLAPLFDAQDELRKLAGSVEKRKFKPAAVDKDMESKILQEVGSRVKDALTIQKKQERYAAFDAIKSSLEEKFLVGLNEWEVPPVKKAISTVLGDIKYQESRSMILSDKSRIDGRNLTQIRPISCEVGLLPRAHGSGLFTRGETQVLGTVTLGTGDDEQMVDALHGTINKRFLLHYNFPPYSVGETGRMGGQSRREIGHGYLAERALQAVLPEAEKFPYTIRVVSEVLECNGSSSMGTICSGTLALLDAGVPITGNVAGIAMGLIKEGSDVAVLSDILGDEDHLGDMDFKVAGTHEGITALQMDIKIDSVTFDIMEKALKQAHAGRLHILTEMEKVIKATRGELSPFAPRMETIKIKPEKVREVIGAGGKVIREIIATTGVKIDIEDNGFIKIFSSDPQAAKAAIQMIENICAEAEVGKVYEGKVKRIMDFGAFVEILPSTEGLLHISEIAHERLRSVTDVLNEGDTISVKVLDIDRTGRIKLSRKAILEA; encoded by the coding sequence ATGAAGGTAACGGCGAGTTGCAAAGTTGGTAGCAACGAAATCGTTCTTGAGACGGGTCGGCTAGCGAAGCAAGCTGATGGCGCCGTCTTGGCAACATGTGGAAGCAACATGGTACTAGCAACCGTTGTTTCATCAAAGAGAGAATCCACTCTTGATTTCTTTCCCCTCACAGTAGAATTTCAAGAAAAGTTTTACTCCACCGGAAAAATCCCAGGCGGCTATTTCAAAAGAGAGGGTCGTCCCACAGAGATGGCGACTTTATCAGCCCGGCTTATTGATAGACCGATTAGACCAAAATTTCCTGAAGGATACCGAAACGAAACCCAAATTGTTCTAACGGTAATGAGTTCTGATGGACTCTTTCCCATTGATATTTTGGCGTCAGTCGCTGCATCGGCAGCGCTTCACGTGAGTGACATCCCTTTTGAGGGGCCGACGGCGTCAGTTCGTGTTGGCCGAGTGAATGGCGAATTCATTGCCAATCTGACTCCGGTTCAAAAGGAAACTGCTGATCTAGAAATTGTTTTGGCAGGAACTCGAAACGGAATATTAATGGTTGAAGGTGAAGCGAAGTTTGCGCCAGAAGAAGATGTCTTGGCAGCTCTTAAATTCGGTCACGCGTCCCTTGCGCCGCTTTTCGATGCCCAGGATGAACTAAGAAAGCTCGCAGGCAGTGTTGAAAAGAGAAAGTTTAAACCGGCCGCTGTTGACAAAGATATGGAATCAAAAATCCTCCAAGAAGTGGGGAGCCGGGTTAAAGACGCCCTTACCATTCAGAAAAAACAAGAGCGCTATGCTGCGTTCGATGCAATTAAATCAAGCTTGGAAGAAAAATTTCTTGTTGGTTTAAATGAGTGGGAGGTTCCTCCCGTAAAGAAAGCCATTTCGACTGTGCTAGGAGATATTAAGTATCAAGAGTCGCGAAGTATGATCTTAAGCGATAAATCTCGCATAGATGGCCGCAACTTGACTCAAATTCGGCCAATTTCGTGCGAAGTCGGTTTGCTTCCACGGGCCCACGGTTCTGGGCTTTTCACTCGCGGTGAAACACAAGTTTTAGGCACCGTGACTTTAGGTACTGGCGACGATGAGCAAATGGTTGATGCTCTTCATGGCACTATAAATAAGCGTTTTCTACTTCACTATAACTTTCCTCCGTACAGTGTTGGTGAGACAGGTAGGATGGGAGGCCAGAGTCGCCGAGAGATTGGGCACGGTTATTTAGCTGAGCGCGCTCTTCAAGCGGTGCTTCCGGAAGCAGAAAAGTTTCCTTATACAATTCGCGTGGTCTCTGAAGTTTTAGAATGCAACGGTTCAAGTTCGATGGGCACTATTTGCTCCGGCACTCTGGCGTTGCTAGACGCGGGTGTCCCGATCACCGGAAATGTGGCGGGTATCGCGATGGGCCTTATTAAAGAAGGAAGCGATGTTGCCGTGTTATCTGATATTTTAGGTGATGAAGATCACTTAGGCGATATGGATTTCAAAGTCGCGGGAACTCACGAAGGAATCACTGCCCTTCAGATGGACATAAAAATTGACAGTGTGACGTTCGATATTATGGAGAAGGCTCTAAAACAGGCTCACGCGGGTCGACTACATATTTTGACTGAAATGGAAAAGGTTATTAAAGCAACCCGTGGAGAGCTTTCTCCTTTTGCTCCTCGAATGGAAACCATCAAGATTAAGCCAGAGAAAGTTCGAGAAGTTATTGGTGCCGGCGGTAAGGTGATTAGAGAGATCATCGCTACTACAGGTGTGAAGATTGACATTGAAGACAACGGTTTTATAAAGATCTTCTCGTCTGACCCACAGGCCGCAAAAGCGGCAATTCAAATGATTGAGAATATTTGTGCAGAAGCTGAAGTAGGTAAAGTCTACGAAGGAAAAGTGAAGCGAATTATGGACTTTGGCGCATTCGTAGAAATTTTACCGAGCACTGAGGGTCTATTGCACATTTCTGAAATTGCCCATGAGAGATTGAGATCGGTGACAGACGTTCTTAACGAGGGAGACACCATTTCTGTTAAAGTATTAGATATCGATCGCACGGGCCGAATTAAACTCTCTAGAAAAGCGATTTTAGAAGCTTAA
- a CDS encoding dolichyl-phosphate beta-D-mannosyltransferase has translation MKSLVIIPTYNEADNIIPLVQEVFEYCPEVNVLVVDDSSPDGTANLVEELAQKEGRLFLLKRGKKSGLGRAYIAGFEWGIQRGYGFLVEMDADFSHRPADLKLLLLAAQDCDAAVGSRYIAGGGVENWVWTRKALSKAGSMYARCILGYPLSDWTGGFNVWRAETLKVIGLENIKSDGYSFQIELKYRTLEKGFKLVEVPILFLERREGQSKMSGRIVREALYRVWKMKFEKI, from the coding sequence TTGAAATCGCTGGTAATAATTCCAACGTACAACGAAGCGGATAACATTATACCTCTAGTCCAAGAGGTGTTTGAGTATTGTCCCGAAGTAAATGTTCTTGTTGTAGATGATTCTTCGCCTGATGGCACGGCGAACTTGGTTGAGGAGCTTGCACAAAAAGAAGGCCGGCTTTTCTTGCTTAAAAGGGGAAAGAAGTCAGGTTTAGGGCGGGCTTATATTGCTGGCTTCGAATGGGGCATTCAGCGAGGCTATGGTTTTTTGGTAGAAATGGACGCTGACTTTTCGCACAGACCAGCAGATCTGAAGCTTTTGTTACTTGCAGCTCAAGATTGCGATGCAGCTGTTGGCTCCCGGTATATTGCAGGCGGAGGTGTTGAGAACTGGGTTTGGACGCGAAAGGCTTTGAGTAAAGCGGGCAGCATGTATGCCAGATGTATCTTGGGCTATCCCTTGAGTGATTGGACAGGCGGGTTCAATGTATGGAGAGCGGAGACTCTCAAGGTAATCGGATTAGAAAATATCAAGTCTGATGGTTACAGTTTTCAAATTGAACTGAAGTACCGAACTCTAGAGAAAGGTTTTAAACTCGTAGAAGTACCAATCTTGTTTCTTGAAAGACGAGAGGGACAAAGCAAAATGAGCGGAAGAATTGTTCGAGAAGCACTTTATCGCGTATGGAAAATGAAATTTGAGAAAATTTAA